The following DNA comes from Pomacea canaliculata isolate SZHN2017 linkage group LG10, ASM307304v1, whole genome shotgun sequence.
TTAGAACAGATGAAAAATTATGACTGACTCAACTGTGACTAAATCAGCCTATGAGACTTCCAAGGAGTGTTGTTTTAGGTGAAATCACTAATAAATTGGATGGTGACATGATTTGTAGTGTATTATATGGTTAGTAAAACTGCAGTGAGTGCTACAATCACGTCTGGTGTAAAGCTGGATGTATATCTACCTGTCATGACTATAAATTCACACGATTCAAACCCGTCAAGCTGAGAGCCCAGCACGTAACAAGCGTACGTCCCTCTATGATCACGTGACGCTCGCGGTATTCTGACGACGAGTTGACGGTTGACGGTGTTGTTGAACTCGTATGTTGGGGATGTCGTGCAGTCCAGTCCATCTTCCACCCAGATGCATATTAAGATGCCAACATCTGTATAAGCAAGAAAGGTGAACGACACCAACATATGTTAACAGCTTGGCTGAATCAAatgcaaatattattttctgaaatctAAAATTAGGCTACTTTTGTTCCTCAAAATAATTACTCAAAATACGGACAATAGTGAATTGAGTATATTGTTTAGATGTCGGTGCACATTAAAAGAGAACACATTTCACTGTCtggtagatttaaaaaaagagacaagaagTCAATGCGTTACTAATATACCctagtaaatatttacattcgcAAACGTTATCTCAAAACGAGTTGATTAAAATgttgagacaaagaaaaatgtgttcaaCACAAGCAggaacatatacatatatatcaagATTACTTGTTCTTCCTTCCTGACCGAGGAAAATCACTTTGAAGTTCTGTCttgtcacactgacatcatcactaaatgtacAGATCAGTTCTGCAGCTTCTGATTCTTTTACGCTTGAAATATTACAAGATGGCTTGGTCTCCAACAGCTGCTTGTTATCTTTCTGAAGCTGAAAAGAGCAGTTTTCGTAACCAACAGCTCCAAGGCCATTTATCTGACAGTTGTACAGTCCTTCGTGGTTCTTTGTTGTGTTGTAGATCATAAGAGTCACGTGATTTGTCACGTTGACATAAACCTCGTAACCGCGAACGGTGGTACAATTCAACTTTTCTTTGTTCCATCCACAGGACAGCACTGCATCTGCTCTCGAGAAAGGGGAACTTAGAAATGTATTCCATGAAAGCGAGCAAAACAATATAACAAGAAATCTTTTACAACAATGATAACATATGATTACTTTAAAGAACGAATAAcgatatttttatcatcatcatcatcatcatcatcaccaccaccaccaccaccaccgccaccacaagAGCTTGATAActtaattttttgaaaagtcTTATGGTCATCAAGACCTACAGATCGCCAGACGGTCTTGTAGGAGACTCCAATTAACGAATGATAGAAGAACAAGTAGACGAAAGTATAAATCTAGAAAATATGCCTTGGTGTACAGACCGAAGAAGGGCAGAAAACGCATAAATGTAGCGAGCGATAGGAATAATGTCATAAAATGCCCTAATAAGAGCTGAGATAATGATGTTAGTGATAAAAATTAGCTTGATGACAGCTCAAATAAAAAGCATTACAAATACTAAATTATCGTCAGGACCAACCatgaatttatatatttatttctcaagTTGCATCACCTTTAAGACCTTGGACTGAATGATGATAGACACTAAAGTCTGATCTGGTCTCGCTCAGGTCCTCTGTGAAGTAACATGTCAGGGATGTTTGTGACATCAGTTTAACAGATGGAATTTCACACTTTGTTATACCAGCTAAAACAAGATTTATTATAACCTATAAAACCAGTGTTCTATGAAACTTTAAGAAAACTACAGATATTTTATGTGAGAAAATTAAAGCTAAATTAtagattaaaatataaagattatcACACATGATTATCACATATTAGAAGGgacaatatatacaaaaatgaTTATTCATGTATATCTGTGTATCAGGAACACAAAATGAATGCTAGATGCATATCTGTATTTCTACAGTGTAGTTCTACAAGCATGTGTGAAATTCTAGCGCTCTATATCCTATGTATTATACATTATGTACTTTCATGTTGTAGCCCCTGTGAAACTGGACAAGTCTGAATCATTAAAGAATTTAGTATCGTATCGTACAAACACATGAGTTAACTGAGTCTCAAACTTTCTACCTTCTGTTTCTGTGGCAAGCGCACAGTTCACTCAGCTAAAGAACCCAATACTTTACACCCAGAACCTAGTAAACAATATACACTGTGACactttttcaaagaagaaaattaatcatAAAATTAGAACTTTTGCATAGGTGGACTACCTGTCAAGACAATAAATTCGCACGGTGCAAACCCTGTGGATTCAAAACCATGCACTTGACAAGTGTATAATCCGCTGTGGTCGCGCGACGCTCGCGGCACTCTGATGACGAGTTGGTCTGTGACTGTGCTGTTGAACACGTATTCCGGAGCCGTcatgcagtccagctgctctTCCAACCAAACGCAGGTGAGGATGTCAACAACTACAGTAAAGAAAATCTTAGAATTAAAATTGTACATAATACTTGCTTAATTTTGCAATAATATGTCATTTTTAACCCCAAGACATAATTTGAAAGACCACCAAGACTAAAACAAATAACTtactcataataataatttactcAGAATACAGAGAATAGAAAGTTCAGTAAATTGTAATGAGATCAGCgcacatacatgtatttaaaaatgatttcgtTGAGAGATTTTAAAAGTGCGAGAAAAAGAAACCATCTTGCCACTGTgataatattacatttttaagcCAATCCTTAAAGCGTGTCTAATAAAAGCATACTTTAAAAAACGATTTAATATGTTTACCATAAGCATTAGCCTAATACCATTAGTACGTAACgcatgtgttttaattttaccttttttcccTCCATAAGGGAGATGAATAACATTTATGTCCTGTCTCGACACATTGACATCAACACTGAATGTGCAGACTAGTTCTGCAGCCTCTGTATCTTGGACACTTGAAATATTACAAGACGAAGTGGTCACTAACTGTTGCTTATCTTCTTTCTCTAGCTCAAAGGAACAATTGTCATATGGAGCAGATGTAAAACCTGTAATCTGACAGTTGTACGTTCCTTCATGAGTCTCCGACGTATTGTGGACCTTCAGAATCACGTGATCTGTCACGTTGCCGCTAATCTCGTAGCCTCGGAGAATGCTACAActcaacttttctttcttccacacGCAGGACATAACAGTATCTGTTCAGGGAAGAAGAGAAATCATGAAGTATTGAAGTTCTTAAATGAAAACGAGAGAAACAAATTAGAACGAGAGAGATTAGAAAGACCGAAAAAGTTTTCTTATCAGGATATCTAAAATAACAATTTTGGCAACGAAGAAAGAAATCCACTTAGTACAAAGGAGATCTTTATGGAGCTTCATGCTATATAATTCGTTCACTTAGCGAACTTAGGGCACTATTAGcatatatttttacttattcTTAAATCTCCTGATGTTGATCTTGACGATGAGCATTGTAACCAGGTGTTTTGCTGTATTCTTGCAATTACCTGCCAGTCAATGCTGTCCGGCATTGATgtattttaaatagtttaaagTGATAAAAGGAattaaaggaacaaaaaaagaaaaaaaagaaaaaaagtttatttttctgtcattagGATACATAAGTGTATAGTtatataaaaactataaaatgtgcataactatatatgtatatagcgtatcaatttattaaaataatagatATATAACTTTAAGAAGAAAAGGTAAACTGTAGTAGACCGATAGCACCCAAGAATGGACTGGCCTGTCATTCCGTGTATCCCAGAGAGCTGCTGATATATGTCGTCAAATGCAACACCGTCAAGTCGGAGCAAGGGACTATAATGAGAATCATGGTGAAACAAATGACAATTCAGATGAAAACAACTTGAGTAATATAAATGTGTCGTATACATCAACAAGAATTATTTAGTTTAATACTAATTTACATATCGCAATACCTGTATGACCTTGGATCGAATGATGATAGACAGAAATGTCTGCTCTGGTCTTGCTGACGTCCTCCGGGAAGTAGCATGTCAGCGATGTTTGGGACATCATTTTGACAGAGGAGATCGCACACGTCGTTAACCCGGCTgaaccaaaataaatgtttaattcaATTAGCCAACCCAATAGTATACTTAAAGCTTTCTATGACACTTTTAGTGAAACTATTGAGTAACAAGTAGCATTGTTTCTGATTGATGCCTAACAACTTATAAAAAGTATGCTAACGTATTAGAAATACCTGTTATACAGATGGATTACCTGTCATGACAACAAAGTTACAAGATGTAAATGCTTCGGATGCAGAACCCAGCGCTAGACACACATATCGTCCAGACTGATCACGTGACGCATGTGGTACTTTGATGACGAGTTCATCTGTAAGGGTGTGGTTGTGAAACTCATATCCTGATGCTGTGTCACAATCTAGTACGTCTTCTATCCACATACACAATGCGACCGTAGCACCTTGAATAATg
Coding sequences within:
- the LOC112574530 gene encoding uncharacterized protein LOC112574530 isoform X2 gives rise to the protein MVETRFRSLEASSLLLTALVFVLSIHFSLLSHVAAVSAQETKSSCHISSVKEAEQTNVTCTFSTDVYATRNNIKILRFADEDNTGATVALCMWIEDVLDCDTASGYEFHNHTLTDELVIKVPHASRDQSGRYVCLALGSASEAFTSCNFVVMTAGLTTCAISSVKMMSQTSLTCYFPEDVSKTRADISVYHHSIQGHTDTVMSCVWKKEKLSCSILRGYEISGNVTDHVILKVHNTSETHEGTYNCQITGFTSAPYDNCSFELEKEDKQQLVTTSSCNISSVQDTEAAELVCTFSVDVNVSRQDINVIHLPYGGKKVVDILTCVWLEEQLDCMTAPEYVFNSTVTDQLVIRVPRASRDHSGLYTCQVHGFESTGFAPCEFIVLTAGITKCEIPSVKLMSQTSLTCYFTEDLSETRSDFSVYHHSVQGLKDAVLSCGWNKEKLNCTTVRGYEVYVNVTNHVTLMIYNTTKNHEGLYNCQINGLGAVGYENCSFQLQKDNKQLLETKPSCNISSVKESEAAELICTFSDDVSVTRQNFKVIFLGQEGRTNVGILICIWVEDGLDCTTSPTYEFNNTVNRQLVVRIPRASRDHRGTYACYVLGSQLDGFESCEFIVMTGRYTSSFTPDVIVALTAVLLTI
- the LOC112574530 gene encoding uncharacterized protein LOC112574530 isoform X3, with protein sequence MVETRFRSLEASSLLLTALVFVLSIHFSLLSHVAAVSAQGMLLYYETKSSCHISSVKEAEQTNVTCTFSTDVYATRNNIKILRFADEDNTDELVIKVPHASRDQSGRYVCLALGSASEAFTSCNFVVMTAGLTTCAISSVKMMSQTSLTCYFPEDVSKTRADISVYHHSIQGHTDTVMSCVWKKEKLSCSILRGYEISGNVTDHVILKVHNTSETHEGTYNCQITGFTSAPYDNCSFELEKEDKQQLVTTSSCNISSVQDTEAAELVCTFSVDVNVSRQDINVIHLPYGGKKVVDILTCVWLEEQLDCMTAPEYVFNSTVTDQLVIRVPRASRDHSGLYTCQVHGFESTGFAPCEFIVLTAGITKCEIPSVKLMSQTSLTCYFTEDLSETRSDFSVYHHSVQGLKDAVLSCGWNKEKLNCTTVRGYEVYVNVTNHVTLMIYNTTKNHEGLYNCQINGLGAVGYENCSFQLQKDNKQLLETKPSCNISSVKESEAAELICTFSDDVSVTRQNFKVIFLGQEGRTNVGILICIWVEDGLDCTTSPTYEFNNTVNRQLVVRIPRASRDHRGTYACYVLGSQLDGFESCEFIVMTGRYTSSFTPDVIVALTAVLLTI
- the LOC112574530 gene encoding uncharacterized protein LOC112574530 isoform X1, which produces MVETRFRSLEASSLLLTALVFVLSIHFSLLSHVAAVSAQGMLLYYETKSSCHISSVKEAEQTNVTCTFSTDVYATRNNIKILRFADEDNTGATVALCMWIEDVLDCDTASGYEFHNHTLTDELVIKVPHASRDQSGRYVCLALGSASEAFTSCNFVVMTAGLTTCAISSVKMMSQTSLTCYFPEDVSKTRADISVYHHSIQGHTDTVMSCVWKKEKLSCSILRGYEISGNVTDHVILKVHNTSETHEGTYNCQITGFTSAPYDNCSFELEKEDKQQLVTTSSCNISSVQDTEAAELVCTFSVDVNVSRQDINVIHLPYGGKKVVDILTCVWLEEQLDCMTAPEYVFNSTVTDQLVIRVPRASRDHSGLYTCQVHGFESTGFAPCEFIVLTAGITKCEIPSVKLMSQTSLTCYFTEDLSETRSDFSVYHHSVQGLKDAVLSCGWNKEKLNCTTVRGYEVYVNVTNHVTLMIYNTTKNHEGLYNCQINGLGAVGYENCSFQLQKDNKQLLETKPSCNISSVKESEAAELICTFSDDVSVTRQNFKVIFLGQEGRTNVGILICIWVEDGLDCTTSPTYEFNNTVNRQLVVRIPRASRDHRGTYACYVLGSQLDGFESCEFIVMTGRYTSSFTPDVIVALTAVLLTI